One Peterkaempfera bronchialis DNA window includes the following coding sequences:
- a CDS encoding cellulose-binding domain-containing protein, producing MTATPPARRTWRPRTRTAAVAAASALIAAAAALLPLPSAQAAASGCKVDYTVNQWSGGYTAAIKITNLGPALSGWKLTWSYGADEKITSAWNATVTQSGKAVTAVDVGWNGSLATNGTADFGVQGTWSIADPPPANFALNGVGCNGTATPTPTPTISTSPTPTPTPTPTQNPTSGPTGQPTSQPTTPNPDPGCGSAVVCSGFEDQTGTVPSGAWQVVTPDCQGSGTASIDTSVTHSGTRSLRIDGRAGYCNHVFVGTTRDISKVSPVVYARMWVRHTTALPASHVTSITMADANDGGRDLRIGGQNGALQWNRQSDDATLPEQSPNGVAQSAPLPTNRWVCLRYEVDTTKQSMRTYLDNTEVPGLRVDGVPTQDIDSQWLRRTTAPRPTTFRLGWESYGSGDDTLWFDDVAVGAQPLSC from the coding sequence ATGACCGCCACCCCACCGGCCCGCCGCACCTGGCGGCCCCGTACCCGCACCGCTGCCGTGGCCGCCGCCTCGGCCCTGATCGCCGCCGCGGCGGCCCTGCTCCCCCTGCCCTCGGCCCAGGCTGCCGCATCCGGCTGCAAGGTCGACTACACCGTCAACCAGTGGTCGGGCGGGTACACCGCCGCGATCAAGATCACCAACCTCGGCCCGGCCCTCTCCGGCTGGAAGCTGACCTGGAGCTACGGCGCCGACGAGAAGATCACCTCCGCCTGGAACGCCACCGTCACCCAGTCCGGCAAGGCCGTCACCGCCGTCGACGTCGGCTGGAACGGCTCCCTGGCCACCAACGGCACCGCCGACTTCGGCGTCCAGGGCACCTGGAGCATCGCCGACCCGCCGCCCGCCAATTTCGCGCTCAACGGCGTCGGCTGCAACGGGACCGCGACCCCCACGCCCACCCCGACCATCAGCACCAGCCCCACGCCGACCCCCACCCCCACCCCGACGCAGAACCCCACCTCCGGGCCCACCGGCCAGCCCACCAGCCAGCCCACCACCCCCAACCCCGACCCGGGCTGCGGCAGCGCCGTGGTCTGCTCCGGCTTCGAGGACCAGACCGGCACCGTGCCCAGCGGCGCCTGGCAGGTCGTCACCCCGGACTGCCAGGGCTCCGGTACGGCCTCGATCGACACCTCGGTCACCCACAGCGGCACCCGCTCGCTGCGCATCGACGGCCGCGCCGGGTACTGCAACCACGTCTTCGTCGGCACCACCCGCGACATCTCCAAGGTCAGCCCGGTGGTGTACGCGCGGATGTGGGTCCGGCACACCACCGCGCTGCCCGCCTCCCATGTCACCTCCATCACCATGGCGGACGCCAACGACGGGGGCCGGGACCTGCGCATCGGCGGCCAGAACGGCGCCCTCCAGTGGAACCGCCAGTCCGACGACGCGACCCTGCCCGAGCAGAGCCCCAACGGAGTCGCCCAGTCGGCCCCGCTGCCCACCAACCGCTGGGTCTGCCTCCGCTACGAGGTGGACACCACCAAGCAGTCGATGCGCACCTACCTGGACAACACCGAGGTCCCCGGACTGCGCGTGGACGGTGTCCCCACCCAGGACATCGACAGCCAGTGGCTGCGCCGCACCACCGCGCCCCGGCCGACCACCTTCCGCCTCGGCTGGGAGAGCTACGGCAGCGGTGACGACACCCTCTGGTTCGACGATGTGGCGGTCGGCGCGCAGCCGCTGAGCTGCTGA
- a CDS encoding NAD(P)-dependent oxidoreductase, translating into MADKTSVAVLGTGIMGGAMARNLAHAGLDVRVWNRTRAKAQPLAADGARVADTPAEAVHGADVVLTMLYDGPAALHAMGEAAPALRPGAVWAQCSTAGLEAQPVLAAFAAEHGLHYVDAPVLGTRQPAESGQLLVLAAGPAEARPVLAPVFDAIGSRTAWVGDDGAAGAATRLKLVCNSWVLAVTHGTAEALALSHALGVDPRAFLDAVAGGPLDMGYLRAKAAAILSGDFTANFTVTTAEKDARLIVAAGQQSGVALDVAAAGAERFRRAAAQGHADDDMAASYFASFAG; encoded by the coding sequence GTGGCCGACAAGACCTCCGTAGCAGTCCTCGGTACCGGCATCATGGGCGGGGCCATGGCCCGCAACCTGGCGCACGCCGGGCTGGACGTCCGGGTGTGGAACCGCACCCGGGCCAAGGCGCAGCCGCTGGCCGCCGACGGCGCCCGGGTCGCGGACACCCCGGCGGAGGCGGTGCACGGTGCCGATGTGGTCCTCACCATGCTGTACGACGGCCCGGCCGCGCTGCACGCCATGGGGGAGGCCGCCCCCGCGCTGCGGCCCGGGGCGGTGTGGGCCCAGTGCTCCACGGCCGGACTTGAGGCCCAGCCGGTGCTGGCCGCCTTCGCCGCCGAGCACGGCCTGCACTATGTGGACGCCCCCGTCCTGGGCACCCGTCAGCCCGCCGAGAGCGGCCAACTGCTGGTCCTCGCCGCCGGACCCGCCGAGGCCCGGCCGGTGCTCGCCCCCGTCTTCGACGCCATCGGCAGCCGTACGGCGTGGGTGGGAGACGACGGGGCGGCGGGCGCCGCCACCCGGCTCAAGCTGGTCTGCAACAGCTGGGTGCTGGCCGTCACCCACGGCACCGCCGAGGCACTGGCGCTCTCCCATGCGCTCGGCGTCGACCCTCGGGCCTTCCTGGACGCCGTCGCCGGCGGCCCGCTCGACATGGGCTATCTGCGGGCCAAGGCCGCCGCCATTCTCTCCGGCGACTTCACGGCCAACTTCACCGTCACCACCGCCGAGAAGGACGCCCGCCTGATCGTCGCCGCCGGGCAGCAGTCCGGCGTGGCGCTGGACGTCGCCGCCGCCGGCGCCGAACGCTTCCGCCGCGCCGCCGCCCAGGGCCACGCCGACGACGACATGGCCGCCTCCTACTTCGCCTCCTTCGCGGGCTGA
- a CDS encoding ankyrin repeat domain-containing protein, with translation MKRRHLKKASDRLVAAAFCGRTARVAELLRAGAQPDRPDRDGTTPLYAAAVHGAVDAVRLLLAAGAAPDTESGHGSEGTPLCAAACWGHTEVVRELLAYGADPGLREDGGTGLAPGEWAARGGWSEVAELLSSGFGTSSGRSVSHGDSVRAAVVAAARR, from the coding sequence ATGAAGCGCCGCCACCTCAAGAAGGCGTCGGACCGCCTGGTCGCCGCCGCGTTCTGCGGTCGCACCGCCCGCGTGGCCGAGCTGCTGCGGGCCGGTGCCCAGCCGGACCGGCCCGACCGCGACGGGACCACCCCGCTCTATGCGGCGGCGGTGCACGGTGCGGTCGACGCCGTCCGGCTGCTGCTGGCCGCCGGGGCCGCCCCGGACACCGAGAGCGGGCACGGCAGCGAGGGCACTCCGCTCTGCGCGGCGGCCTGCTGGGGGCACACCGAGGTGGTGCGGGAACTGCTGGCGTACGGTGCCGACCCCGGGCTGCGCGAGGACGGCGGGACGGGCCTCGCCCCGGGCGAGTGGGCAGCCCGGGGCGGCTGGTCGGAGGTGGCGGAGCTGCTGTCGTCCGGGTTCGGAACCAGCTCCGGCCGGAGCGTGAGCCACGGGGACTCGGTAAGGGCGGCCGTCGTGGCCGCCGCCCGTCGGTGA
- a CDS encoding AMP-dependent synthetase/ligase, which translates to MRDVSAPPLVETPQYGGLADTLYEAAGRDPQRVQLARRAPGATDWTEVTAGAFRDEVLALAKGLLASGIRFGDRVGIMARTRYEWTQFSYALWSIGAQVVPIYPTSSSEQVSWILADSRAVACVVEHEDDAMTVGAACDRLPTLQRIWQLDGGCVRQLTRLGRGVSDETVHSHRTAVDPHEPAAIAYTSGTTGRPKGCVLTHANFAVECDTLIAGWGELLAPPGEQPRVLCFLPLAHVYGLMVQVCCLRAGIVLAHQPDPSAGSLLPALASFRPTFLWGVPYIFEKIYHRARQVAAEDGKADLFDRAVETAVSHAEATEARRTGAGPAPGLALRARHRLYDRLVYSRLRAVLGGDVRYAVSGGSTLSRRMGLIFAGAGITVYDGYGLTETTAAVTAQPVGRVRFGTVGRPIPGCAVHIAPDGEVWVRGATVFSGYLNDPQGTAEVLRDGWFATGDLGTLDGDGYLTITGRKKDVIITSGGMSVAPAVLEERVRAHPLISQCLVVGDNRPYVGALITLDPDALVHWQRVHQKQPSADWGAVADHDLQEEIQRVVVTANTAVSRAESIRAFRILPEEFSVGQGLLTPSLKLRRRAIVKAYAADIDELYAN; encoded by the coding sequence GTGCGCGACGTCAGCGCTCCGCCCCTGGTGGAGACTCCGCAGTACGGAGGGTTGGCCGACACGCTCTATGAGGCGGCCGGGCGGGACCCGCAACGCGTCCAGCTGGCTCGGCGGGCACCCGGCGCCACCGACTGGACCGAGGTGACCGCAGGGGCCTTCCGGGACGAGGTGCTGGCCCTCGCCAAGGGGCTGCTGGCGAGCGGCATCCGCTTCGGCGACCGGGTCGGCATCATGGCCCGCACCCGCTATGAGTGGACCCAGTTCAGCTACGCCCTCTGGTCGATCGGCGCCCAGGTGGTGCCGATCTACCCCACCTCCTCCTCCGAGCAGGTCAGCTGGATCCTGGCCGACTCCCGGGCGGTGGCCTGCGTCGTGGAGCACGAGGACGACGCCATGACGGTGGGCGCGGCCTGCGACCGCCTGCCGACGCTGCAACGCATCTGGCAGCTGGACGGCGGCTGCGTACGGCAGCTCACCCGGCTGGGCAGGGGGGTGTCGGACGAGACGGTGCACAGCCATCGCACGGCGGTGGACCCCCATGAGCCCGCCGCCATCGCCTACACCTCCGGCACCACCGGGCGGCCCAAGGGCTGCGTGCTCACCCACGCCAACTTCGCGGTGGAGTGCGACACGCTGATCGCCGGATGGGGCGAACTGCTCGCCCCGCCCGGTGAGCAGCCCCGGGTCCTCTGCTTCCTGCCGCTGGCGCATGTCTACGGCCTGATGGTGCAGGTCTGCTGCCTGCGCGCCGGGATCGTGCTCGCCCACCAGCCCGACCCCTCGGCCGGATCGCTGCTGCCCGCGCTGGCCTCCTTCCGCCCCACCTTCCTGTGGGGGGTGCCGTACATCTTCGAGAAGATCTACCACCGGGCCCGGCAGGTCGCCGCCGAGGACGGGAAGGCCGACCTGTTCGACCGGGCGGTGGAGACCGCGGTCAGCCACGCCGAGGCCACCGAGGCCCGCCGCACCGGCGCCGGCCCCGCCCCCGGGCTCGCCCTGCGGGCCCGGCACCGGCTCTACGACCGGCTGGTCTACAGCCGGCTGCGGGCCGTGCTGGGCGGCGACGTCCGGTACGCGGTCTCCGGCGGATCGACCCTCAGCCGGCGGATGGGCCTGATCTTCGCCGGGGCCGGCATCACCGTCTACGACGGCTACGGCCTCACCGAGACCACCGCCGCGGTCACCGCGCAGCCGGTGGGCCGGGTCAGATTCGGCACCGTCGGCCGCCCGATCCCCGGCTGTGCGGTCCATATCGCCCCGGACGGGGAGGTCTGGGTGCGCGGCGCCACCGTCTTCTCCGGCTACCTCAACGACCCGCAGGGCACCGCCGAGGTGCTGCGGGACGGCTGGTTCGCCACCGGTGACCTGGGGACGCTGGACGGGGACGGCTACCTCACCATCACCGGCCGCAAGAAGGACGTGATCATCACCAGCGGCGGCATGAGCGTCGCCCCGGCGGTGCTGGAGGAGCGGGTGCGGGCCCACCCGCTGATCTCGCAGTGCCTGGTGGTGGGGGACAACCGCCCGTATGTCGGGGCGCTGATCACCCTGGACCCGGATGCCCTGGTGCACTGGCAGCGGGTGCACCAGAAGCAGCCGTCCGCCGACTGGGGCGCGGTGGCCGACCATGACCTCCAGGAGGAGATCCAGCGGGTGGTGGTGACCGCCAACACGGCGGTGTCGCGGGCCGAGTCCATCCGGGCCTTCCGGATCCTGCCCGAGGAGTTCAGCGTGGGCCAGGGTCTGCTCACCCCGTCGCTGAAGCTGCGGCGGCGGGCGATCGTCAAGGCGTACGCGGCGGACATCGACGAGCTGTACGCCAACTGA
- a CDS encoding DUF427 domain-containing protein, translating to MATEPAQRLRIEAGSKRVRAFLGGHPVADTLHPVLVWEVPYYPAYYFPLADVRAELLEPTGRTAADPGLGDGRLFTVRAGGRTAPDAARRYQDSPVEALRELVRLDWDAMDAWFEEDEEVFTHPRSPYTRVDILPSSRRVRVEIEGTQVAESRSPRVLFETGLPPRFYLPKTDVRLDLLEPSDTVSHCPYKGRADHLSARIGGRLLPDVAWTYPTPLPESARIAGLVCFYDTRAEIHLD from the coding sequence CGCATCGAGGCGGGCTCCAAGCGGGTCCGCGCCTTCCTCGGCGGCCACCCGGTCGCGGACACCCTCCACCCGGTACTGGTCTGGGAGGTCCCCTACTACCCCGCCTACTACTTCCCGCTCGCCGATGTGCGCGCGGAGCTGCTGGAACCCACCGGCCGCACCGCCGCCGACCCAGGTCTGGGCGACGGGCGGCTGTTCACCGTAAGGGCCGGCGGGCGCACCGCGCCGGACGCCGCCCGGCGCTACCAGGACTCCCCCGTCGAGGCGCTGCGCGAGCTGGTGCGCCTGGACTGGGACGCCATGGACGCCTGGTTCGAGGAGGACGAGGAGGTCTTCACCCATCCGCGCAGCCCCTATACGCGGGTCGACATCCTGCCCTCCTCCCGTCGTGTCCGGGTGGAGATCGAGGGCACCCAGGTCGCGGAGAGCCGCTCCCCCCGGGTGCTCTTCGAGACCGGGCTGCCGCCGCGCTTCTACCTGCCGAAGACCGACGTCCGGCTGGACCTGCTGGAGCCGAGCGACACGGTCAGCCACTGCCCGTACAAGGGCCGCGCCGACCATCTCTCCGCGCGGATCGGCGGGCGGCTGCTCCCCGATGTGGCCTGGACCTACCCCACCCCGCTGCCGGAGAGCGCGCGGATCGCGGGGCTGGTCTGCTTCTACGACACCAGGGCCGAGATCCACCTCGACTGA